A genomic window from bacterium Unc6 includes:
- a CDS encoding tRNA adenosine(34) deaminase TadA yields the protein MKQDIMWMEQALKQAKIAFEENEVPVGCVIIYNGSIIGKARNQIIKLKDPTAHAEMIAITQAAGALKNERLVETDVYVTKEPCAMCAGALVLARVKRLIIGTMDEKAGACGSVINITHHKSMNHWIQIKKGILEEECRSILQEFFKQKRGK from the coding sequence GCAAAGATTGCATTTGAGGAAAATGAGGTTCCGGTAGGATGTGTCATAATATACAATGGTAGCATTATCGGGAAAGCAAGAAATCAGATAATAAAACTTAAAGACCCGACAGCACATGCAGAAATGATTGCAATAACACAGGCAGCAGGAGCACTAAAAAATGAAAGGTTAGTTGAAACAGATGTTTATGTAACAAAAGAACCCTGTGCAATGTGTGCGGGGGCACTTGTCCTTGCAAGAGTAAAAAGACTTATTATAGGAACAATGGATGAAAAAGCAGGTGCGTGTGGAAGCGTAATAAATATTACACACCACAAAAGTATGAATCATTGGATACAGATAAAAAAAGGCATTCTTGAAGAAGAATGCAGGTCAATCCTTCAAGAATTTTTTAAACAAAAAAGGGGCAAATAG